The following are from one region of the Syntrophobacterales bacterium genome:
- the hemW gene encoding radical SAM family heme chaperone HemW yields the protein MRSPGLYIHVPFCLSKCHYCGFYSTTQTSLIEGYLAALCREMDHYKNWVATFDTFYIGGGTPSVLSPRQIASLIRDARKNFSISEGAEITVETNPADTTDDLLQVLYESGVNRLSIGVQSFNDDLLAFLGRRHRAGQAKTAVKSAKEAGFENVSLDLIYGIPGQDIRGWEKTLQQAVWLHPEHLSCYQLTVEEGTPMACAMAKGEITLPDEQLQAEFFFCTAELLEKAGYLQYEVSNFALPGRESRHNQKYWNHNPSLGLGPSAHSFSGTERYWNHAAVRTYIEELTAGRLPVAQREALDPEKLRLEALFLGFRTRRGICLEEFCVRYGQDLLKEKKTAIDQLIAGGFVKLSRGFLKPTRQGLAVADSLALI from the coding sequence GTGCGGTCGCCCGGGCTGTACATTCATGTTCCTTTTTGCTTGAGCAAGTGCCACTACTGTGGTTTTTACTCCACAACCCAAACCTCCTTGATCGAAGGCTACCTTGCTGCCCTTTGCCGGGAAATGGATCATTACAAAAACTGGGTGGCAACTTTCGACACCTTCTATATAGGCGGCGGCACCCCTTCCGTCCTTTCGCCCCGGCAAATTGCAAGCCTTATCAGGGATGCCCGGAAAAACTTCAGTATTTCCGAGGGGGCCGAGATCACCGTCGAAACAAACCCCGCCGATACAACAGACGATCTGTTGCAGGTTCTTTATGAAAGCGGAGTGAACCGGCTAAGTATCGGCGTTCAATCCTTCAACGATGACCTCCTTGCTTTTCTGGGCAGACGCCATCGGGCCGGGCAGGCAAAGACCGCTGTAAAGTCTGCAAAAGAGGCCGGATTTGAGAACGTCTCCCTCGATCTGATCTATGGCATCCCCGGGCAAGACATAAGGGGATGGGAGAAAACGCTCCAGCAGGCTGTCTGGCTCCATCCCGAGCATCTATCCTGCTACCAGTTGACCGTGGAGGAAGGAACGCCTATGGCGTGTGCAATGGCAAAGGGCGAAATCACCCTTCCCGACGAGCAATTGCAGGCCGAATTCTTTTTTTGCACTGCCGAACTGCTCGAAAAAGCGGGGTATCTCCAGTACGAGGTCTCCAATTTCGCCCTTCCGGGCAGAGAATCGCGCCATAATCAAAAATACTGGAACCACAATCCATCTCTCGGGTTAGGGCCCTCCGCCCATTCTTTTTCGGGGACTGAACGATACTGGAACCACGCCGCCGTCCGCACCTACATCGAAGAGCTCACGGCCGGACGATTGCCCGTAGCCCAGCGAGAAGCACTCGACCCGGAAAAGCTCCGCCTGGAGGCCCTCTTTCTGGGATTCAGGACCCGGCGGGGAATATGTCTGGAGGAGTTTTGCGTTCGCTACGGTCAGGATTTGCTAAAAGAAAAAAAAACTGCGATAGATCAGCTCATCGCTGGTGGTTTCGTTAAGCTAAGCCGTGGTTTTCTAAAACCGACGCGCCAAGGCCTGGCCGTTGCTGACAGTCTCGCACTGATTTAG
- a CDS encoding C40 family peptidase, with protein sequence MKWIDLPRIALGILFALILLSGNALAKQQYKVQRGDTLSAIAEKNAVTVTALKETNHLKNSKLNLNQTLIIPSAKAELETANPSPKKKAEFYSVKKEDINLAALSDLSEKNEAVLGDNEKKKLLGEWKTPDEQQMLVKVALAFLGAPYRLGGYSVRGIDCSGFVKKIYSLFGIDLPRTAAEQSHVGIEVAKSNLVEGDLIFFNENSRIGHVGIYIGGDKFVHAASQNKGVRVDSLNSSYYKNHYKRAVRLKASDNAT encoded by the coding sequence ATGAAATGGATTGATTTGCCACGGATTGCACTGGGCATCCTCTTTGCGTTAATTTTGTTATCCGGAAATGCCCTTGCCAAGCAGCAATATAAGGTCCAGCGCGGCGACACCCTATCGGCAATCGCCGAGAAAAACGCCGTCACAGTAACTGCCCTTAAAGAGACCAACCATCTGAAAAACAGCAAACTCAATCTAAATCAGACTTTGATTATACCATCTGCCAAAGCGGAACTGGAAACTGCCAATCCGTCCCCAAAGAAAAAAGCCGAGTTTTACTCTGTTAAAAAAGAGGATATCAATCTTGCCGCTCTGTCCGACCTCTCTGAAAAGAACGAAGCGGTTCTTGGCGATAACGAAAAAAAGAAACTGCTGGGCGAATGGAAAACACCTGATGAACAGCAAATGCTGGTCAAGGTGGCGCTTGCCTTCCTCGGCGCCCCCTATCGTTTAGGCGGATATTCTGTCCGGGGGATAGACTGCTCCGGTTTTGTCAAGAAAATATATTCGCTGTTCGGCATTGATCTTCCGCGAACGGCTGCCGAACAATCCCATGTCGGCATCGAAGTTGCCAAGAGCAACCTGGTGGAAGGGGATCTTATCTTCTTCAATGAAAATAGCAGGATTGGTCATGTCGGCATTTACATCGGCGGAGATAAATTTGTCCATGCTGCCTCACAAAACAAGGGAGTCCGCGTGGACAGCCTCAATTCTTCTTACTATAAAAACCATTATAAAAGAGCCGTTCGCCTGAAGGCAAGCGATAATGCCACCTAA
- the lepA gene encoding translation elongation factor 4 → MDKIRNFSIIAHIDHGKSTLADRLIQFTGIVEDRNFQDQILDNMDIERERGITIKSQVVSLPYRAKNGIDYTLNLIDTPGHVDFSYEVSRSLASCEGVLLLIDAAQGVQAQTLANLYLAMEHNLEIIVVINKIDLPSADVDRVIEQIESELGLDATDHLKCSAKMAIGIEEILEAIVTRVPPPQGDPEAPLAALIFDAKYDPFRGTVVHCRIFNGTVKAGDVIRFFYNNASYRVEEVGHFLLQREKRESLNAGDVGYIIAGVKTVSDVRTGDTITLENRPCAKPLPGFKEVKPVVFASIYPIAADDYSDLSDSLDKFKLNDASFIYEKDSSTALGQGFRCGFLGLLHLDIVQERLEREFDLSIIISVPSVRFRFTLKDGTVLFVDNPAHYPDQLSIMKAEEPYIRAALMLPERYLGVVMKLCMEKRGVNSTLSYPNPGRAELTYEMPLAEVIFDFYDRFKSITQGYGSFDYDIIDYRESSLVLLDILVNGEKVDALSQIVHRERARSRGLQACERLKEEIPRQMFKIAIQGAIGGEVISRTTISAFRKDVIAKCYGGDISRKRKLLEKQKKGKKRMKMIGNVSIPQSAFLAVLKSDTE, encoded by the coding sequence ATGGACAAAATAAGAAATTTCAGCATTATAGCTCACATTGACCACGGCAAGTCAACCCTTGCCGACCGGCTTATCCAGTTTACCGGCATTGTCGAGGATCGCAATTTTCAGGATCAGATACTCGACAATATGGACATAGAACGCGAGCGGGGAATTACGATCAAAAGCCAGGTAGTTTCTTTGCCCTACCGGGCCAAGAACGGCATCGATTATACGCTTAATCTGATCGATACCCCTGGTCACGTGGATTTCAGCTATGAAGTGTCGCGCTCGCTGGCCTCCTGCGAAGGGGTCTTGCTGCTCATCGACGCCGCGCAAGGGGTGCAGGCCCAGACCCTGGCCAACCTCTATCTGGCCATGGAACACAATCTGGAGATAATCGTAGTCATCAACAAGATAGACCTGCCGTCCGCGGATGTGGACAGGGTAATCGAGCAGATCGAATCGGAACTGGGGCTGGATGCGACCGACCACCTGAAATGTTCAGCAAAAATGGCAATCGGCATCGAGGAGATCCTGGAAGCCATCGTGACGCGGGTCCCTCCGCCACAGGGCGATCCGGAAGCGCCGCTCGCGGCCTTGATCTTTGACGCCAAATATGACCCCTTCCGGGGAACGGTGGTCCATTGCCGGATCTTCAATGGAACCGTAAAGGCAGGCGATGTCATTCGCTTTTTTTATAACAATGCCTCCTACAGGGTGGAAGAGGTCGGCCATTTCCTCCTGCAGCGCGAGAAAAGGGAGAGTCTCAACGCTGGGGATGTGGGTTACATAATTGCCGGTGTGAAGACGGTCTCGGATGTGCGCACCGGCGACACGATAACGCTGGAAAACCGTCCCTGCGCAAAACCGCTGCCCGGATTCAAGGAGGTGAAACCTGTTGTTTTCGCTTCTATTTATCCGATTGCCGCCGACGATTACTCGGATCTTTCCGATTCCCTTGATAAATTCAAACTCAACGATGCCTCTTTCATCTACGAAAAAGATTCATCCACCGCCTTGGGACAGGGGTTCCGGTGCGGCTTTCTGGGGCTTCTCCACCTCGATATCGTCCAGGAACGTCTGGAGAGGGAATTCGACCTGTCTATTATCATCTCCGTCCCCAGTGTCCGGTTCCGGTTCACCCTAAAGGACGGCACAGTATTATTTGTTGACAATCCCGCACATTATCCCGATCAGTTGTCCATTATGAAAGCGGAGGAACCCTACATACGGGCAGCCCTGATGCTGCCGGAGCGTTATCTGGGCGTCGTCATGAAGCTCTGCATGGAAAAAAGGGGCGTCAACTCAACCCTGAGCTATCCGAACCCCGGGCGCGCCGAGCTTACCTACGAGATGCCGCTTGCCGAGGTAATCTTCGATTTCTATGACCGTTTCAAGTCCATCACCCAGGGATACGGTTCTTTTGACTATGATATAATCGACTATCGGGAAAGCAGCCTCGTGTTGCTCGATATTCTAGTGAACGGGGAAAAGGTGGATGCGCTGTCGCAAATCGTCCACAGGGAACGGGCCCGTTCCCGCGGTCTTCAGGCATGCGAGCGGCTCAAGGAGGAAATCCCCCGGCAGATGTTCAAAATAGCGATTCAGGGGGCAATCGGCGGCGAGGTTATCTCCCGAACGACTATCTCCGCATTTCGCAAGGACGTAATTGCGAAGTGTTATGGCGGCGATATTTCCCGGAAGAGAAAGCTTCTCGAAAAGCAGAAGAAGGGCAAAAAACGGATGAAGATGATCGGCAATGTGAGTATTCCGCAAAGCGCCTTCCTCGCCGTATTGAAATCAGATACGGAATAA
- a CDS encoding fused ferrous iron transport protein A/B: protein MNPVDVATLLSLRENETAQIIEIQGGALLETKLKAMGLYKGRNIVKRSPADSNGPSIVEVMGTSLALGQGMASQIIVKIKPRKLMLAGNPNVGKSVVFARLTGLEVISSNYPGTTVEYTSGHTVLAGERFTIIDVPGAYSHQATNKAEEVASGLLAGEDKSLILNVVDATNLERNLFYTLELSSLGVPIIILLNKWDIANTHGVNIDTAILQKHLGIRVIPFVATTGEGIAELKAAMDDFKKGLLSLPAQPPENADDRWKLIGRITAECQKITHRHATFLEKMQDATSRPATGLPIAALVMFAVFLIIRNVGEGLINYLLDPLFTGAWMPFLKTSLGGLGDGFLKTMLLGATPEPMQSFGLLTTGLYLPFVTVLPYIVSFYFVLSLLEDVGYLPRLAVLLDSYLHHIGLHGYGTVPLMLGLGCKVPAILATRVLETPRERVIATALTLTLAPCMPQTAMIFSLLSPYPLKYTFVVFLSIAFVGIVSSYILSRMLKGETPELFIEIPPYQIPTASILGRKLYLRLKDFIIDAVPMIILGVLIVGLLETAGLLNGLAQFFKPVVTGMLGLPPETVSVLTLGFLRKDVSIALLVPFNLAPGAIVVASVLLTLYMPCMASFMVSIRELGIKKSALVFCINLTAAVIFSILLNLFFRLINW from the coding sequence ATGAATCCCGTGGATGTGGCTACGCTCCTTTCGCTGCGTGAAAATGAAACGGCCCAAATAATAGAGATCCAGGGCGGAGCGCTCCTGGAAACAAAACTCAAAGCCATGGGTCTTTACAAGGGCAGGAATATCGTGAAGCGTTCGCCTGCCGATTCCAATGGACCCTCCATTGTTGAAGTTATGGGGACAAGCCTCGCTTTGGGTCAGGGCATGGCGTCCCAGATTATTGTAAAAATAAAACCGCGCAAGTTGATGCTGGCGGGCAATCCCAATGTCGGTAAGAGCGTCGTTTTTGCCCGTCTGACTGGACTCGAGGTCATTTCTTCAAATTACCCGGGTACAACCGTTGAATATACCTCCGGGCACACTGTTTTGGCCGGAGAGCGTTTCACCATTATCGATGTGCCGGGGGCTTACAGTCATCAGGCGACAAACAAGGCGGAGGAGGTCGCTTCCGGTTTGCTTGCCGGCGAAGACAAGTCCCTTATTCTAAACGTAGTCGATGCCACCAATCTGGAACGTAATCTTTTTTATACGCTTGAGCTATCTTCACTGGGCGTCCCCATCATCATCCTGCTGAACAAGTGGGATATAGCCAATACTCACGGTGTGAACATCGACACAGCCATTCTGCAAAAACACCTGGGGATAAGGGTTATTCCTTTTGTGGCGACGACCGGAGAGGGGATCGCCGAGCTGAAAGCCGCCATGGATGATTTTAAAAAGGGGCTATTGTCTCTGCCCGCCCAGCCTCCCGAAAACGCCGACGACCGCTGGAAATTGATTGGACGCATCACGGCCGAATGTCAAAAAATAACCCACCGGCATGCCACATTCCTTGAAAAAATGCAGGATGCAACCTCGCGTCCTGCGACTGGGCTTCCCATTGCCGCCCTGGTCATGTTCGCCGTTTTTCTGATAATACGCAATGTTGGAGAAGGACTTATAAATTATCTTCTCGACCCGCTTTTTACCGGGGCGTGGATGCCGTTTTTAAAAACGTCTCTGGGAGGCCTCGGCGACGGATTTCTTAAAACCATGCTTCTGGGCGCTACCCCGGAACCGATGCAATCATTCGGCCTTTTGACAACCGGCCTCTACCTGCCATTCGTGACGGTCCTTCCCTATATTGTCTCCTTCTATTTTGTCCTCAGCCTGTTAGAGGATGTCGGTTATCTTCCGAGACTGGCGGTTCTTCTCGACAGTTATCTGCACCATATTGGCCTGCACGGTTATGGCACGGTCCCGCTTATGCTCGGGTTGGGTTGCAAGGTGCCGGCAATCCTGGCGACAAGGGTCCTGGAAACGCCTCGCGAACGGGTTATAGCGACGGCGCTGACATTGACTCTGGCCCCCTGCATGCCCCAGACGGCGATGATCTTCAGTCTGCTTTCCCCTTATCCGCTAAAATACACCTTCGTTGTTTTTCTTTCGATAGCCTTTGTGGGAATCGTCAGCTCGTATATTCTCAGCCGGATGCTGAAAGGGGAGACGCCGGAGCTGTTTATCGAGATTCCCCCTTACCAGATTCCGACCGCTTCCATTCTGGGAAGGAAATTGTACCTCCGCCTGAAGGATTTCATAATCGATGCGGTGCCGATGATCATCCTGGGAGTGCTGATAGTTGGCCTGCTGGAGACGGCCGGTTTGCTCAATGGTCTGGCGCAGTTTTTCAAGCCTGTGGTAACGGGCATGCTCGGGTTGCCGCCGGAAACTGTTTCCGTCTTGACGCTTGGTTTCCTCCGCAAGGATGTATCCATTGCCCTGCTTGTTCCCTTTAATCTTGCCCCCGGCGCCATCGTGGTTGCAAGTGTCCTGCTGACCCTTTACATGCCCTGTATGGCGAGTTTCATGGTTTCCATCAGGGAATTGGGGATCAAAAAATCGGCTCTGGTATTTTGCATCAATCTTACCGCCGCGGTTATTTTTTCGATCTTGCTGAATTTATTTTTCCGTTTGATAAACTGGTAA
- a CDS encoding adenylate kinase, with the protein MNMLIFGPNGSGKGTQGALIKKKFTVLHIETGVIFRENIKKKTDMGNRAKEFIERGELVPDEITVPMILNRLQESDCKNGWLLDGFPRNLTQAKALANALNEAGIKLNYVIEIVLPREIAKKRIMGRRICAVDNNHPNNIFIDAIKPLEKEGKLHCRVCGSDQLGIRADDQDEAAIDRRHDIYYDKKTGTLAAVNYFRSLTTLIEVDGAPGVEEVSRSLIARLA; encoded by the coding sequence ATGAACATGCTGATTTTTGGACCTAATGGAAGCGGCAAGGGAACCCAGGGCGCTTTGATCAAAAAAAAGTTCACCGTTTTGCACATAGAAACAGGGGTCATTTTTCGGGAGAATATCAAGAAAAAGACAGATATGGGCAACAGAGCCAAGGAATTTATTGAACGGGGCGAGTTGGTGCCCGATGAGATAACCGTCCCGATGATCCTCAATCGTCTGCAGGAAAGCGATTGCAAAAACGGGTGGCTGCTCGACGGCTTTCCCCGCAATCTGACCCAGGCCAAAGCCCTTGCAAATGCCTTGAATGAAGCCGGAATAAAACTCAATTATGTTATCGAAATAGTCCTTCCCCGCGAGATCGCCAAGAAACGGATCATGGGACGTCGTATTTGCGCGGTTGACAACAATCACCCCAACAATATCTTCATTGACGCGATAAAACCCCTCGAAAAGGAGGGAAAATTACATTGCCGCGTCTGCGGCTCCGACCAATTGGGCATCCGGGCCGATGATCAGGACGAGGCGGCAATCGACAGACGTCACGACATCTACTACGACAAGAAAACGGGAACGCTTGCCGCGGTCAATTATTTCCGGAGTCTCACTACTTTAATAGAAGTTGACGGAGCGCCCGGCGTAGAGGAAGTCTCTCGGTCGCTCATAGCCAGACTCGCCTGA